The window TAGCCTAAGGGTATAGGCCCCGGAGGGCCTGGGCCTCGAGGACCCGGGTCGCCGCCACCACGTAGGCGGCGGTGCGCAAGGGGATCTTCTTCTCCTGAGCTACCTGCCACACCGCCCCAAAGGCGTTGCGGAGCACCCGCTCCAGGCGGGCGTTGATCTCCTCCTCCGTCCAGAAGTAAGAGTTGAAGTCCTGGACCCACTCAAAGTAGCTCACCGTCACGCCCCCGGCGTTGGCGATCACGTCGGGGACCACCAGGACCCCCTTCTCCAAGAGGATGTCGTCGGCGGCCGGGGTGGTGGGGCCGTTCGCCCCCTCGGCCACGATCCGGGCCCGGATGCGCCAGGCGTTCTGCTCGGTGATCTGCTTCTCCAAGGCCGCCGGGACGAGGAACTCCACGGGCAGGCCCCAGAAGTCCGCCGCCGGCAGGGGCTCCGCCTTGGGGTAACCCCTCACCCCCCCGAACTCCTGCACGTAGCGGAGGAGGTCGTAAGGGTCAATGCCCGCCTCGTTGTAGACGGTGCCGGTGTGGTCCTGGACGGCGACGACGCGGGCCCCGTGGTCGTGGAAGGCCCGGGCGGCGGCGTTGCCCACGTTGCCGAAGCCCTGGATGGCCACCCTGGCCCCCTCCACCTGAAGCCCGATCTTCTCCGCCGCGGCCGCCGCGGTGATGAAGACCCCCCTCCCCGTGGCGTCCCTCCGGCCCAGGGAGCCGCCTAAGGCGATGGGCTTCCCCGTCACCACCCCGGGCACGGTGCGGCCCACGTTCATGGAGTAGGTGTCCATCATCCAGGCCATCTCCCGCTCCCCGGTGTTCACGTCGGGGGCGGGGATGTCCCGGTCGGGACCGAGGAGGATCCCGATCTCCGAGGTGTAGCGGCGGGTGAGGCGCTCCAGCTCCCCGGGGGAAAGCTTCCTCGGGTCCACCCGTATCCCGCCCTTGCCGCCCCCGTAGGGCAGGCCCACGGCGGCGTTTTTGATGGTCATCCACCCCGCCAGGGCCATGACCTCGGAGAGGGTGACCTCGGGGTGGTAGCGCACCCCGCCCTTGGCGGGCCCCCGGGCGGTGTTGTGGTGGACCCGGTACCCTTCAAAGTAGGCCACGCTCCCGTCGTCCAGACGCACGGGGACGTCCACGATGAGGACTCTCTTGGGCCGCTTGAGGCTTTCCGCCAGGGGGGCGAGCCGCCCCAGGTAGGGGACGACCCGGTCCACCTGCTCCGTGAAGATCTCCCAGGGGCCTCCGTCCTTGCCCAGGTAGGAAAGGGGTTCGCTCTTCATCGCCGCTCCTCACGGGTACACGCCCCGAAGCCGGGTGGCCTCGTCCAGCCGCTCCAAGGCGAGGGCCAAGGCGCCCATCCTCAGGTCCAGCCCGCCCCGCTCCGCCCGCCGGCAGACCGCGTCCACCACCCGGGCCACACGGGTTTCAAAGCGCTCGCGCACCTCCTCCGGGCTCCAGAAGAACATGTTGAGGTCCTGCACCCACTCCAGGTAGCTGGCGAGGAGTCCGCCCCCGCCGGAGAGGAGGTCGGGCACCACCAGCGCTCCCTTGCCCAAAAGGTAGGCCTCGGCCTCGGGGGTGAGGCCGAAGTTGGCCACCTCCACCACCGCCTGGGCCTGGACCTGCCGGGCCCTGTCCCCGTCCAAGGCCCCCTCCCGGGCCGCCAGGACGAGGACCTCGGCCTCGAGGCCGAAGACCTCCTCCGGGGCCAGGTCCAGCCGGGGCAAAAACCCCGTGGCCTCGTAGGTGGAGAGGACCTCGGCCACGTCCAGCCCCTCGGGGGCGTACATGCCCCCCATGGAGGTGGCCACGGCCACCACCCGCATCCCCAGGCGCTCGGCGTGCAGGGCCACCGCCGCCCCCACCTGGCCGAGGCCCTGCACCACCACCCGGGCGCCCCGAAGGTCCAGGCCCCGCCTCTTGGCCAGGGCCTCCAGCACGAGAAGCGCCCCAAGCCCCGCGGCGTCGTCCCGCCCCTCGCTCCCCCCCAGGGCGTGGGGCTTCCCCGTCACCACCCCGGGCACCGTGGAGCCCACGGTCATGGAGTAGGTGTCCATGATCCAGGCCATGACCTGCTGGTCCGCCCCGAGGTCGGGCCCCAGGATGTCGCTGTCGGGCCCGATGAGGCCCACGAGCTCGGCGGTGTAGCGGCGCACCAGGCGCTCCAGCTCCTGCGGGGAAAGCCCCTTGGGGTCCACGGCGATCCCCCCCGCCGCCCCGCCGAAAGGCAGGTCGTAGACGGCCGCCTTCAAGGTCATCCAGGCGGCGAGGCCCGCAGTCTGGCCCAGGGTGACCCCCGGGTCCAGGCGGACCCCGCCCTTGGCCGGTCCCCGGGCGATGTCGTGCACCACGCGGTAGCCCTGGAAGATGCGCACCTTCCCGTCGTCCATGACCACGGGAAGGGAGAGGGTGACCAGGCGCTTGGGGTGGGCCAGGTACTCCAGAGTGGTGGGGTGGGCCTCCGCCACCTTCAGGGCCCGTTCCAGCCACTCCAGGTAGGTGTCCCAAAGCCCCGGGTCCTCGGGGGGCCGGTAGGCTTTTAGCGGCATAGCATCACCGCCGAGGATTATACCCCTAGAAGCGCTCGGCCACCGCCTTCATCTCCAGGAAGAGCCTAAGGTAGTCCAAGGCCCCGGTCTTGGCGTTGGTGCCGGAGAGCTTGAAGCCGCCGAAGGGCTGGACCCCCACCAGGGCCCCGGTGATCTTGCGGTTGAAGTAGAGGTTGCCCACGTGGAACTCCCGCCTGGCCCACTCCAGGTGCTCCCGCTTCCTGGAGTAGACCCCGCCCGTGAGGCCGTAGGGCGTGTCGTTCGCCACCTCCAGGGCCTCGGCGAAGTCCTTGACCCGGATCACGGAAAGCACCGGGCCGAAGATCTCCTCCTGAGCGATCCTGGCCTTGGGCGGCACCTCGGTGAAGACCGTGGGGGCGATGAAGTACCCCTCCCCCTCGAGGCGCTTCCCCCCCAGGACGAGCTGGCCCTCGTTCTTCCCGATCTCAATGTAGGAGAGGACCTTCCTCTCCTGCTCGGCGCTCACCACGGGGCCGAGGTCGGGGTTCTCCTCGGCGGGGCCCACGGAAAGCCTTTCCGCCCGCTTCAGAACCCTCTCCAGCACGGGCTCGTAGGCCCCCTGGGTGAGGATGAGGCGGCTCGCCGCGGAGCACTTCTGCCCCTGGAAGCCGTAGGCGGAGACCACCACCCCCTCGGCGGCCAGGTCAAAGTCCGCCGTCTCGTCCACGATGATGGCGTCCTTGCCCCCGGTCTCCACGTAGGCCCGCTTGAACCAGGTCTGGCCCGGGGCCAGGCGCCCGGCGGCCTCGTAGATCTTCAGGCCCACCTCGAGGCTCCCCGTGAAGTTGATGAAGCGGATCCTGGGGTGCTCCACCAGGTACGCCCCCACCTCCTCCCCCACCCCGGGCAGGAAGTTGACCACCCCGGGGGGGAAGCCCGCCTCGTGGAAGATCTCAAAGACCTTGGCCCCCACCACCACGGCGTCCTCGGCGGGCTTGGCGATCACGGTGTTCCCCACGGCCACGGGGCCCACGATCATCCCAGTGAAGATGGCCACGGGGAAGTTCCAGGGGGCGATGACCACCCCGGCCCCCAGGGGCACGTAGAAGCTCTCGTTGTCCTCCCCGGGGTAGGGGACCACCTCCACGGCGGGGTAGCGGTAGCGCAGGGCGGCCCGGGCGTAGTACTCAATGAAGTCAATGGCCTCGGCCACGTCCGCGGAGGCCTCCACCCAGTTCTTGCCCACCTCGTAGACCAAGGTGGCCTCCAGCTCCCGCTTCCGCCGCCGCATGAGGGCCGCCGCCTTGAGGAGGAGGCGGCTCCGGTCCTCCTGGGGCCAGTCCTTCCAGGTCTTGAAGGCCTTCCAGGCGGCCTCGAGGGCGGCCTCCGCCTCCGCCTTCCCCGCCTTGGCGGTGGTGCCCACCACCTCGCTTGGCGCCGAGGGGTTGAGGGAGACCATGCGCTCCTTCGTGTCCACCCACTCCCCCCCGATGTAGAGGGGGTAGTGGCGGCCGAACTCCTCCCGCACCCGCCTCAGGGCCTCGCGCATGGCGCGCCGGGCCTCCTCCGTCTGGAAGGTCTCAATGGGCTCGTTCCGGAAAGGTTCCACCGTCATCCTCCTCCACCTCCTCTAGCCGGAGACCAGGCTCCTCAGGACGAGGAGGAGGTTCTCCGGCCTCTCCGCGATCCTCCGGGTGAGGTAGGGGTACCAGTCCCGGCCGTAGGGCACGTAGGCCCGCACCGTGTACCCCTCCTGGGCGAGCCGCCTCTGCTCCTCGGGGCGCACCCCGTAGAGGAACTGGAACTCAAAGCGCGACCTGGGGATCCCCATGGCCTCGGTGTAGCGCTTGAGCTCGGCGATGATCCTGGGGTCGTGGGTGGCGAAGGCCACGTAAAGCCCCTCCTTAAGGGCGAGCTTCCCCAGGTGCAGGTACTCGGCGTCAATGAGGCGCTTGTCCGGGAAGGCCACCTCCTTGGGCTCCCGGTAGGCCCCCTTGACCAGGCGGAGGTTGGGCCGGTAGGGCAGGAGGTCCAAAAGGTCCTTCTCCGTGCGGTAGAGGTAGCTTTGCAGGACGATCCCCACCTGGGAGAAGCCCTCCTCCCTGAGGGCCTTGTAGATGCGCAAGGTGGCCTCCACCCGGGGAGAGTCCTCCATGTCCAGGCGCACGAAGACCCCCCGGGGCTCGGCCTCCCTAAGGACCTCGCGCAAAAGGGCGAGGGCGAGGTCCTCGGAGAGGTCCAGGCCGAGCTGGGTGAGCTTCAGGGAGATGTACTTGGGCCAGGGCTTCCCCGCAAGGGCCCAGACGAGCTCAAGGAGCCCCCTTTGGAAGGCCCTGGCCTCCTCCTCGGTGCGCACCATCTCGCCCAAGAGGTCCAGGATGGCGTGGACGCCCTCCCGCTCCAGGGCCTCCGCCGCCTTAAGGGCCTCCTCCAGGGTCTCCCCC of the Thermus thermophilus HB8 genome contains:
- a CDS encoding proline dehydrogenase: MNLDLAYRSFVLGVAGHPQVERLIKHRAKGLVRRYVAGETLEEALKAAEALEREGVHAILDLLGEMVRTEEEARAFQRGLLELVWALAGKPWPKYISLKLTQLGLDLSEDLALALLREVLREAEPRGVFVRLDMEDSPRVEATLRIYKALREEGFSQVGIVLQSYLYRTEKDLLDLLPYRPNLRLVKGAYREPKEVAFPDKRLIDAEYLHLGKLALKEGLYVAFATHDPRIIAELKRYTEAMGIPRSRFEFQFLYGVRPEEQRRLAQEGYTVRAYVPYGRDWYPYLTRRIAERPENLLLVLRSLVSG
- a CDS encoding Glu/Leu/Phe/Val family dehydrogenase, whose translation is MKSEPLSYLGKDGGPWEIFTEQVDRVVPYLGRLAPLAESLKRPKRVLIVDVPVRLDDGSVAYFEGYRVHHNTARGPAKGGVRYHPEVTLSEVMALAGWMTIKNAAVGLPYGGGKGGIRVDPRKLSPGELERLTRRYTSEIGILLGPDRDIPAPDVNTGEREMAWMMDTYSMNVGRTVPGVVTGKPIALGGSLGRRDATGRGVFITAAAAAEKIGLQVEGARVAIQGFGNVGNAAARAFHDHGARVVAVQDHTGTVYNEAGIDPYDLLRYVQEFGGVRGYPKAEPLPAADFWGLPVEFLVPAALEKQITEQNAWRIRARIVAEGANGPTTPAADDILLEKGVLVVPDVIANAGGVTVSYFEWVQDFNSYFWTEEEINARLERVLRNAFGAVWQVAQEKKIPLRTAAYVVAATRVLEAQALRGLYP
- the pruA gene encoding L-glutamate gamma-semialdehyde dehydrogenase, which translates into the protein MTVEPFRNEPIETFQTEEARRAMREALRRVREEFGRHYPLYIGGEWVDTKERMVSLNPSAPSEVVGTTAKAGKAEAEAALEAAWKAFKTWKDWPQEDRSRLLLKAAALMRRRKRELEATLVYEVGKNWVEASADVAEAIDFIEYYARAALRYRYPAVEVVPYPGEDNESFYVPLGAGVVIAPWNFPVAIFTGMIVGPVAVGNTVIAKPAEDAVVVGAKVFEIFHEAGFPPGVVNFLPGVGEEVGAYLVEHPRIRFINFTGSLEVGLKIYEAAGRLAPGQTWFKRAYVETGGKDAIIVDETADFDLAAEGVVVSAYGFQGQKCSAASRLILTQGAYEPVLERVLKRAERLSVGPAEENPDLGPVVSAEQERKVLSYIEIGKNEGQLVLGGKRLEGEGYFIAPTVFTEVPPKARIAQEEIFGPVLSVIRVKDFAEALEVANDTPYGLTGGVYSRKREHLEWARREFHVGNLYFNRKITGALVGVQPFGGFKLSGTNAKTGALDYLRLFLEMKAVAERF
- a CDS encoding Glu/Leu/Phe/Val family dehydrogenase; the protein is MPLKAYRPPEDPGLWDTYLEWLERALKVAEAHPTTLEYLAHPKRLVTLSLPVVMDDGKVRIFQGYRVVHDIARGPAKGGVRLDPGVTLGQTAGLAAWMTLKAAVYDLPFGGAAGGIAVDPKGLSPQELERLVRRYTAELVGLIGPDSDILGPDLGADQQVMAWIMDTYSMTVGSTVPGVVTGKPHALGGSEGRDDAAGLGALLVLEALAKRRGLDLRGARVVVQGLGQVGAAVALHAERLGMRVVAVATSMGGMYAPEGLDVAEVLSTYEATGFLPRLDLAPEEVFGLEAEVLVLAAREGALDGDRARQVQAQAVVEVANFGLTPEAEAYLLGKGALVVPDLLSGGGGLLASYLEWVQDLNMFFWSPEEVRERFETRVARVVDAVCRRAERGGLDLRMGALALALERLDEATRLRGVYP